The Desulfosporosinus acidiphilus SJ4 genome has a window encoding:
- a CDS encoding ATP-binding protein: MLFDPFYTTCENGTGLGLAITHQLMELHHGKIEVRSVINVGTEFKLIIPRKQGGILDG; the protein is encoded by the coding sequence ATATTATTTGATCCGTTTTATACAACGTGTGAAAATGGCACGGGTCTAGGCTTGGCTATTACCCATCAATTAATGGAACTGCATCATGGAAAAATTGAAGTACGGAGCGTAATAAATGTAGGAACAGAATTTAAACTTATTATTCCAAGGAAGCAAGGGGGCATCCTTGATGGTTAA
- a CDS encoding sigma-54-dependent transcriptional regulator translates to MVKPKGSILVADDEEHVRNLLQRVLSKMDYKVETACNGVEVLAQIKSHPFDLLIMDIRMPKKDGMETFKILRLDFPNLPIIMMTAFSTVETTLETMRLGAFDYLTKPFDISEVKMSVEKVFSSFFEKNELSSMDEKTANPPVKAFIGSSPLMQEVFKTIGRVSASDSSVLIQGESGTGKELVARTIHQYSNRKNKPFITINCGAIPEGILESEFFGHEKGAFTGAYQQKIGKFENAHGGTIFLDEIGEMSSSLQVKLLRVLQEREFERVGGNEKIVVDVRIIAATNKNLRQSILEKTFRPDLFYRLNVVSVLIPPLRERKEDIPLLAAHFRDKFCWKLGLKPKVISREALNALQSYNWPGNVRELENIMEHAIVMSSGQVILLEDLPLDLFNEHKTLFPEAAAKPKTLRTLIKALEKEAIVLTLQKTGGNKLKTAKLLDISRRALQYKIDEYGLENRVDSNEE, encoded by the coding sequence ATGGTTAAACCAAAGGGAAGTATTTTAGTCGCTGATGATGAAGAACATGTCCGCAATTTACTTCAGCGAGTGTTAAGTAAGATGGATTATAAAGTTGAAACAGCTTGTAATGGAGTGGAAGTTCTAGCGCAAATAAAGAGCCATCCTTTTGATCTTTTGATCATGGATATTCGTATGCCCAAAAAGGATGGTATGGAGACGTTTAAAATATTGAGACTTGACTTCCCAAATTTGCCAATAATTATGATGACAGCCTTTAGTACTGTTGAAACAACCCTTGAGACGATGCGTCTTGGTGCCTTTGATTATTTAACAAAGCCCTTTGACATTTCTGAAGTTAAAATGTCTGTTGAGAAAGTCTTCTCTTCATTTTTTGAAAAAAACGAGCTTTCATCCATGGATGAGAAAACGGCCAATCCGCCTGTTAAAGCCTTTATAGGTTCCAGTCCTTTGATGCAGGAAGTATTTAAAACAATTGGCAGAGTCAGTGCCAGCGATTCTTCCGTTTTAATCCAGGGAGAGAGCGGCACAGGGAAGGAATTAGTAGCCCGCACCATCCATCAATACAGCAATCGTAAAAATAAACCCTTTATTACGATCAATTGCGGTGCTATCCCGGAAGGGATTCTGGAAAGCGAATTTTTTGGGCATGAAAAGGGAGCCTTTACTGGAGCCTATCAGCAAAAAATTGGGAAATTTGAAAATGCCCATGGAGGAACAATTTTTCTCGACGAAATTGGAGAAATGAGTTCTTCACTACAGGTTAAGCTTCTCAGGGTTTTGCAGGAGAGAGAATTTGAACGAGTCGGCGGTAATGAAAAAATCGTGGTTGACGTCCGGATTATCGCTGCTACAAATAAAAATTTACGTCAAAGTATCTTAGAAAAGACATTCCGCCCGGACTTATTCTATCGCTTAAATGTGGTGTCTGTACTAATTCCTCCCTTACGTGAAAGAAAAGAGGATATTCCGCTTCTGGCAGCACATTTCCGTGATAAATTTTGCTGGAAATTAGGCTTGAAGCCTAAAGTTATTTCCAGGGAAGCCTTAAACGCTCTGCAATCTTATAATTGGCCGGGAAATGTACGTGAATTAGAAAATATAATGGAACATGCCATTGTTATGAGCAGTGGGCAGGTTATTTTGCTTGAGGACTTACCTCTGGATTTGTTTAATGAGCATAAGACTTTATTTCCAGAAGCAGCGGCTAAACCCAAAACCTTGCGTACCTTGATTAAAGCTTTAGAAAAAGAGGCTATCGTCTTGACCTTACAGAAAACTGGAGGAAATAAGCTCAAAACTGCCAAGTTGCTGGATATTAGCAGGAGAGCACTGCAATATAAGATTGATGAATATGGATTAGAGAATCGAGTGGATAGCAATGAGGAATAA